TAAACACGCTACAAATttcccccaaaaccccacctttcACCCCCCGTAAAATACCAAACCTAACTCCAGGAGGGAAGAAATAAAGCCCGCAGATCGTTCTCGGGTGAAGAGGATGTCACACATGTTACTTTGCCACCGGCGTGGTAGTATGAGGTCGCCGCGATCATCCGCTGAGCCTCGCCATTGCCGCCGCGTGAGGAAGCTGGTGCGTCGGGAGAGAAGGGGAAGGGGCGCTACGTCGAGAGAGCGAGGAGCGCTGCGAGCTGGTCCGGCTCAACCATTTAGTGCTTCCAGCGACCAACGGGACCCACAACACCTTGCTGAGTCAGCGACCCCGGCCTTCCCCCGTTTGGATACGATGATAAGGGCATAAACAACCGGGATTAGAGTTGGGGGTGCCGATTTCCGGGATTTGGAGGTAGGGGTTTAAAACCAACGACACGTACGAGTTCAGGGTTTAAAACAGACTTCACTCTATTTTAAACTTTTCAAATTAAGTCAACATTTTTTCTAATGTATTCAAGAAGATGAGAAGCTACACCTAAAGCTACGAAGTTATTTCAGTACTACCCTATTTATAATATGTAAACATGTGATTTTATAATTTTATCCAAAAGGTGTGTCCTGCCCTCTTTTGTTTTTAATGTAACAAAATGTGTGATAAGAGATATCATGTCTATTAGTTATGTTGGTTTGATTGTTATATTCTTATTGTAAGATGGTGTAAAATTAGACTTTATATTTAGTCAATTTGTATCAAATCGTTATAACAAGTTAATGAGTAAACCCAATGGCTAAATTTTCTGGCTCCACCTCTGCTTATGATCTCCGCTATTGACACACCTAGTGGCAATATTCTCTTCACTTATGCAATCGCACTGCAATACTTTATAACAGAGTTTGAGATGGTGTATAGCTAGCGATTTGACACTATGATCATGTATCGTATGCAAGTTGTAAGGCACGAAATATTTTTCTCATGAAACCAAAGAATGCACATTTAGCCAAAACACCCGGACAGCATTGGCAGGGGCCGAAGGATACCTAACTACGGACGGATCCAGGGTGGACGGCGATGTAGTCCAGGGTGGGCTGACGTGTGGGGGCGGGAGAGGGGGCGGCGGACGCCCGACAAGGCTTGATTAGCGGATGGAGCGGTACACTGATAACATCGGACAAGGAAAATTTGGGCGCGGACGCATCCGCACACACGTTTGGATGGCAAAAACGTCCGGATccacgttggagatgcccttagttTTCCCGtccccacatgtcagcctcccgTCCTTTTCCCTCTGCCCGTAGCACTCTACTAGCAGTGCCGCCGCACGCGGGTGGAGAAAGGGGGAGCTCGCCCGccgccgtcaccgccggcgatcgccaacgccccctctctccctctccctgaTGCTTGCGGAGGCAACGCCGATTCATCGCCTTCGCCGGAGGAGGCGAGATGCTGGCGCCGGCGCTCGCGCTGCCGTTCCCTGATGCGAACGCGCCTCTACTTCAAACCCCGACGAGCACCGCAAGTGTCTCTAGGAGGTAGGCTCCCCGCTTCGTTCTGCTGTCGTTGGTTTCGCATCGAGCCGGCGTTGCGTGCTCGGGACTGGATCCATGTGCTGCCACTCAACCCCTTATAGACTAAGTATTATTGTGCGTATTTAGTTTTGCTGGCTGTTTCTCCGTATACGCTAAGTATTTTGTATACTTTGCTCTGTACGTATTCAGCCTCTTATAGACTGGGTCCAAtagacccaaagtggtcggacTCTTCCGCGGACCCGCGCAAGCAGGAGCTACCTGCACCTGGCTGCCCTGTTTTACGTATTCCTGTGGAATGTGCTGCTTATGTTCCATCGAGTGGAATTGTTAAAAGAAAATAGCAACATATATTAGCTTACTGATGAGTCACCTGATGGTGTGTGTACCTTGTTCATCTTAATTTCTCTGAAGATGCAAGCGAACTCACAATCCTGGTTTCTGATAAAGTATACACCTGCTGGCAAAATGCAGGAGGCTTTATCTTCAGGAACCTGAAGATGTCGGCATTCAGGATCTCCAGCTCTTCTTCGCCTTCGACATTGGTTTCGCCGGATTGGGGGCGATGGCCGGCACGGATCTGAGATGGCAAGCCATGACCGGAGTGGAAGCTCAAGCGCTTTCCTTTAAGCTAGAAATGGAAGACAATAGATTCAGAGAATTGCCTCCTTGCTGCAATGCTTTTACTCAAGTTGGCATGTCTGAACTACGTAATGTAAAACCAATGAACTGAACAGCATGGGATGGGCCATAACATTGGTTTAGAGTGTTGAGTAATTTTGCCAACCATAGGGCATTGGGGTTGAGTATGCATCTAActatctactccctccattcctaaatatttgtctttttagagatttcaaatggactaccataTACGGATGTATATTGCCATATTttggagtgtagattcactcattttgctccatatgtagtcacttgttgaaatctctagaaagacaaatatttaggaacggagggagtacaagttaTGAGTATTCAGCAGAAAAACTCTGTTCTGGATCAATTTCCTGAACAGAGCATCGACTCCACTCCTCTTCAGTCCAACTCAAGTGCCGGCAATTGCTGCTCTTCAGTTTTGGAATGTGCTGGAGAGAAGCGGGCACCTGCCAAGCAAACTGCTTTGACAAGAGCTGCAGTGTAGATCTGAAGCTACAGGACTGTCATTTTCTTTGCTGCTGCAAGTAGTATGATCACCCCTCAGTCCTCCATAACCGTCTTCCCGATGTACCTGAAATGTTTATGTGCTTTCTTTGCTAATTGGGTGTACCGTGTAGGACTGAATATTGTCCTGAAAGATGCAGTATCTCCTCTTTTCAGAAACAAGTGCAGTTCTTTGATGGTGGATGCTGGTCTTCAACGCTGAGAAACTTTCTTCATTGCATTTCAGAGGAAAAGGAGCAGGAGAGACTGCTCGAGTTCTTCCCCCACTTGCTCTGCCTGCTGAGTTTGACAGAGGCTAACTTGGCCTCTAGGCAAGCACACGATCTTCTTGATTCTGTTATAAAATGCGTCCAACTTTTCTCATACAATGGCATATTATTTCAATTGTCAGGGAGGGTGAAGAGATGACTGTGTTTAGGCTCTGAAGTTGTTCTTCGATTCAGAGTTCATTA
The Aegilops tauschii subsp. strangulata cultivar AL8/78 chromosome 3, Aet v6.0, whole genome shotgun sequence genome window above contains:
- the LOC120976255 gene encoding uncharacterized protein, with protein sequence MLAPALALPFPDANAPLLQTPTSTASVSRRRLYLQEPEDVGIQDLQLFFAFDIGFAGLGAMAGTDLRWQAMTGVEAQALSFKLEMEDNRFRELPPCCNAFTQVGMSELRNVKPMN